From Pseudarthrobacter equi, a single genomic window includes:
- a CDS encoding ATP-dependent DNA ligase: MELPVMPPVPPMLAKAVSGIDGIPKGGDLSYEPKWDGFRSIIFRDGDELEIGSRNEKPMTRYFPELVAALKENLPERCVVDGEIILVGASGDRLDFDTLQQRIHPAASRVKLLSEQTPASFVAFDLLALDGDDYTGRPFAERRAALEKALAASKAPVHLTAATTDKDTASQWFEQFEGAGLDGLVAKRLDGTYQPDKRTMFKVKHERTADCVVAGYRLHKSGPDVIGSLLLGLYKDDGGLASVGVIGAFPMKRRQELFQELQPLVTDFDNHPWAWAKQEDGERTHRNAEGSRWSAGKDLSFVPLRPDLVVEVRYDHMEGERFRHTAQFNRWRPDRDPESCTYAQLEEPVNFDLASVLETGKP, encoded by the coding sequence ATGGAACTTCCCGTGATGCCGCCCGTCCCGCCCATGCTTGCCAAGGCCGTCAGCGGCATCGACGGCATTCCGAAAGGCGGGGACCTTAGCTACGAACCCAAATGGGACGGCTTCCGGTCCATCATCTTCCGCGACGGAGACGAGCTGGAGATCGGCAGCCGCAACGAAAAACCGATGACCCGCTACTTCCCCGAGCTCGTGGCCGCACTCAAGGAAAACCTCCCGGAGCGCTGCGTGGTTGACGGCGAAATCATCCTGGTGGGTGCCTCCGGTGACCGGCTGGACTTCGACACCCTGCAGCAGCGCATCCACCCCGCCGCCAGCCGGGTGAAGCTCCTGTCCGAGCAGACGCCCGCCTCCTTCGTGGCCTTCGACCTCCTGGCCCTGGACGGTGACGACTACACCGGCAGGCCCTTCGCCGAACGCCGGGCCGCCCTGGAAAAGGCGCTCGCGGCCAGCAAGGCTCCGGTCCACCTCACCGCTGCCACCACGGACAAGGACACGGCAAGCCAGTGGTTCGAGCAGTTCGAAGGGGCAGGGTTGGACGGCTTGGTGGCCAAACGCCTGGACGGAACGTACCAGCCGGACAAGCGGACGATGTTCAAGGTCAAGCATGAACGCACCGCCGACTGCGTGGTGGCCGGGTACCGGCTGCACAAGAGCGGCCCGGACGTCATCGGCTCGCTGCTCCTGGGCCTGTACAAGGACGACGGCGGCCTGGCGAGCGTGGGCGTGATCGGCGCCTTCCCGATGAAGCGCCGGCAGGAGCTTTTCCAGGAGCTGCAGCCGCTGGTGACCGACTTCGACAACCACCCATGGGCCTGGGCGAAGCAGGAGGACGGGGAGCGGACGCACCGCAACGCCGAGGGCAGCCGCTGGAGCGCCGGGAAGGACCTGTCCTTCGTGCCGCTCCGGCCCGACCTGGTGGTGGAGGTCCGCTACGACCACATGGAAGGCGAGAGGTTCCGCCACACCGCCCAGTTCAACCGCTGGCGGCCGGACCGGGATCCGGAGTCCTGCACGTACGCGCAGCTGGAGGAGCCGGTGAACTTTGACCTGGCTTCCGTGCTGGAGACCGGCAAGCCTTAA
- a CDS encoding AEC family transporter — protein sequence MGGVLVGLAVIGAVIAVGYLAARCGLGDEHTVSALTKIAFFITNPVLLFTVVLKSDISVVFSAYVPLALLTATITALLYVAASRIWFRRPMADTAVGAMASSYVNANNIGIPITLYALGDATPVAPVLLVQLLLLAPLVLTVLDLSAAGRFSPRLMLTQPFRNPMIIATLLGAVLAAFHVKLPEPVMAPLTLLGGAAVPVVLLAFGMSLRGTRMLRSGGHTAEILTATALKSAVMPAVAYVVGRFLFNLEPHMLLGVVLMAALPPAQNVFLFASRYGRGMAVARETILISTAAAAPVLVLIVWLLAA from the coding sequence ATGGGCGGCGTGCTGGTGGGGCTGGCCGTAATCGGTGCCGTGATTGCCGTGGGCTATCTGGCCGCGCGGTGCGGACTGGGTGACGAGCACACCGTCTCCGCGCTGACGAAGATCGCCTTCTTCATCACCAACCCGGTGCTCCTCTTTACCGTGGTGCTGAAATCCGACATCTCCGTGGTGTTCTCCGCCTACGTCCCGCTGGCCCTCCTCACCGCCACCATCACTGCCCTCTTGTACGTCGCCGCCAGCCGTATCTGGTTCCGCCGCCCCATGGCTGACACGGCCGTGGGTGCCATGGCCAGTTCCTACGTCAACGCCAACAACATCGGCATTCCCATCACCCTGTACGCCCTGGGTGACGCCACGCCGGTGGCCCCGGTGCTGCTGGTCCAGCTGCTCCTGCTGGCACCCCTGGTCCTGACCGTCCTGGACCTCTCCGCCGCGGGCCGCTTCTCGCCGCGGCTGATGCTGACGCAGCCCTTCCGGAACCCGATGATCATCGCCACCCTCCTCGGAGCCGTCCTGGCCGCCTTCCACGTGAAGCTGCCCGAACCGGTCATGGCGCCGCTGACGCTGCTGGGCGGTGCGGCGGTGCCGGTGGTGCTGCTGGCCTTCGGGATGTCACTGCGCGGTACGCGAATGCTCCGGAGCGGCGGGCACACGGCCGAAATCCTTACCGCCACCGCGCTGAAGTCCGCAGTGATGCCCGCGGTGGCCTACGTCGTGGGCCGTTTTCTCTTCAACCTCGAACCGCACATGCTCCTGGGCGTGGTGCTCATGGCCGCGCTCCCGCCGGCCCAGAACGTGTTCCTCTTCGCCAGCAGATACGGCCGGGGCATGGCGGTGGCGCGGGAGACCATCCTCATTTCGACGGCGGCGGCTGCCCCGGTCCTGGTCCTGATCGTCTGGCTCCTGGCCGCCTGA